DNA sequence from the Xiphophorus couchianus unplaced genomic scaffold, X_couchianus-1.0 Scaffold1000116, whole genome shotgun sequence genome:
CGCGAGCCCGGGTGGAGCCGCCGCGGGTGCAGATCTTGGTGGTAGTAGCAAATATTCAAACGAGAGCTTTGAAGGCCGAAGTGGAGAAGGGTTCCATGTGAACAGCAGTTGAACATGGGTCAGTCGGTCCTAAGGGATGGGCGAACGCCGTTCGGAAGCGCGGGGCGATGGCCTCTGTCGCCCCCGGCCGATCGAAAGGGAGTCGGGTTCAGATCCCCGAACCTGGAGCGGCGGAGATAGGCGCCGCGAGGCGCCCAGTGCGGTAACGCAAACGAACCCGGAGAAGCTGGCGGGAGCCCCGGGGAGAgttctcttttctttgtgaAGGGCAGGGCGCCCTGGAATGGGTTCGCCCCGAGAGAGGGGCCCGCGCCCTGGAAAGCGTCGCGGTTCCGGCGGCGTCCGGTGAGCTCTCGCTGGCCCTTGAAAATCCGGGGGAGAAGGTGTAAATCTCGCGCCAGGCCGTACCCATATCCGCAGCAGGTCTCCAAGGTGAACAGCCTCTGGCATGTTGGATGAAGGGAGTTAAGGGAAGTCGGCAAGTCAGATCTGTAACTTCGGGATAAAGATTGGCTCTAAGGGCTGGGTCGGTCGGGCTGGGGTGCGAAGCGGGGCTGGGCGCGTGCCGCGGCTGGGGGAGCAGCCGCCCCGTCGCCCTCCCCTCCCCCGCCGCCGGAAAGGGCGGCGCGCGGCCCGCCTCGCGGGGTCGGAGGGCTCGGGTCTCCGCTGCGGCGCCTCGCGGCGTCGTGCGTGCGGCTCGGGTCTTTCCCTCTCGCGGGGCGGTGCCCGCCGCCGCTCCGGAAGGCGGACCGGTGCGGGGGGGATGCGGTCGGCGGTTGGCGGCGGCGACTCTGGACGCGCGCCGGGCCCTTCCCGCGGATTTCCCCAGCTGCGGTGCCCGTCCGGGACACCCTCCGCCCTCCCCTCGCGGGCGGGCGGGGGGCTCCTCCCCTGCCCCGGGCGGGTGTCCTCGGCTGGCGCCTGGCAGCTGACTTAGAACTGGTGCGGACCAGGGGAATCCGACtgtttaatcaaaacaaagcatcgCGAGGGCCCATGCTGGGTGTTGACGCGATGTGATTTCTGCCCAGTGCTCTGAATGTCAAAGTGAAGAAATTCGATGAAGCGCGGGTAAACGGCGGGAGTAACTATGACTCTCTTAAGGTAGCCAAATGCCTCGTCATCTAATTAGTGACGCGCATGAATGGATGAACGAGATTCCCACTGTCCCTAACTCCCATCCAGCGAAACCACAGCCAAGGGAACGGGCTTGGCAGAATCAGCGGGGAAAGAAGACCCTGTTGAGCTTGACTCTAGTCTGGCATTGTGAAGAGACATGAGAGGTGTAGGATAAGTGGGAGGCTCCGGCCGCCGGTGAAATACCACTACTCTTAGCGTTTTTTCACTCACCCGGTGAGGCGGGAAGGCGAGCCTGTAGTGGGCTCTCTCGGTTCTGGCGTCAAGCGCCCCGCCGTCGCGCGGGGCGTGACCCGCTCCGGGGACAGTGGCAGGTGGGGAGTTTGACTGGGGCGGTACACCTGTCAAACGGTAACGCAGGTGTCCTAAGGCGAGCTCAGGGAGGACAGAAACCTCCCGTGGAGCAGAAGGGCAAAAGCTCGCTTGATCTTGATTTTCAGTATGAATACAGACCGTGAAAGCGGGGCCTCACGATCCTTCTGACTTTTTGGGTTTTAAGCAGGAGGTGTCAGAAAAGTTACCACAGGGATAACTGGCTTGTGGCGGCCAAGCGTTCACAGCGACGTCGCTTTTTGATCCTTCGATGTCGGCTCTTCCTATCATTGTGAAGCAGAATTCGCCAAGCGTTGGATTGTTCACCCACTAATAGGGAACGTGAGCTGGGTTTAGACCGTCGTGAGACAGGTTAGTTTTACCCTACTGATGATGTGTTGTTGCAACAGTAATCCTGCTCAGTACGAGAGGAACCGCAGGTTCAGACATTTGGTGTATGTGCTTGGCTGAGGAGCCAATGGGGCGAAGCTACCATCTGTGGGATTATGACTGAACGCCTCTAAGTCAGAATCCCGCCTAGACGTAACGATACCGTAGCGCCGCATCGCTTCGGTCGGTCTCCGATACCCGGCTCCGGTCGGCGAGGAGAGCCTTCCGCGACTGGGCCGGGGTGTGGCCGGACGATGGTCACCCCTCTCCGATCGCGCACAGCATGTTCGTGGAGAACGTGGCGCTAAATGACTTGCAGACGACCTGATTCTGGGTCAGGGTTTCGTACGTGGCAGAGCAGCTCCCTCGCTGCGATCCATTGAGAGTCAGCCCTCGATCCAACCTTTTGTCGGCCGACCTCCGGGGCCTCcaccccccccctcccctgATGGAACTATACCCTACCAGGGGCACGGGACGCGCTTCGGATCACGGCCTAAGTCCCAGCTCCAAGGAAGAGAGAGGTGGGGGGGTTGGTCGCCCGGCACAGACCGGCAGTCGGCCCGGCCGTCCGGGGCTCCCCCAGGCACGGGGAGAACCTGGACGGGCGGGCTGGAGGACGGTCCGTGCCGGGCGACCAACACCCCACCTCTCTCCCTTGGAGCTGTTTCTCTCTGCCCTACCAGGGGCACGAGACGGGCTTCGAATCACAGACTAAGTCCCGGCCCTCCGGTGCGAACAGGGGGGGCCGGTCGGCCCGCAGGGGACGGCCGGCCGGGGAGACCTGGCTGGCCGTCCCCTGCGGGCCGACCGGCTCCTCCTCTATGCCTTACCAGGGGCACGAGACGCGCCTTGGTTCACAGACCAAGTCCCGGCCCTCCGGTGCGGAGAGGGGGGCCGGCCAGGGCTCCCCCGGCACGGGGAGACCTGGCTGGCCCTCCCCGCACCCGCAGCTCCTCCTCTATGCCTTACCAGGGGCACGAGCCTCCGGGCCGTGCGTGCTGGTGGGTGCAGTCCGTGTAGGGGTGCTTAAGTGTGGGAGGCCCCGGTTCGCAGGGTGCGTAGGGTTGTAGGAGCCTGGTTGTTCGGGAGCCGGCTTGCATTCAGGGCCGGCCTCGAAGGCCGGATATCGGGTCCCGATTCCAGGCTATGACATGAGCTGAAAGCCCCTGGAGCTGTCCAGGGTTCCAAGCCCCTGGAGCTGTCCAGGGTTCCAGGCCGGCCTCGAAGGCCGGATATCGGGGCCCGATTCCAGGCTATGACATGAGCTGAAAGCCCCTGGAGCTGTCCAGGGTTCCAAGCCCCTGGAGCTGTCCAGGGTTCCAGGCCGGCCTCGAAGGCCGGATATCGGGGCCCGATTCCAGGCTATGACATGAGCTGAAAGCCCCTGGAGCTGTCCAGGGTTCCAGGCCGGCCTCGAAGGCCGGATATCGGGGCCCGATTCCAGGCTATGACATGAGCTGAAAGCCCCTGGAGCTGTCCAGGGTTCCAAGCCCCTGGAGCTGTCCAGGGTTCCAGGCCGGCCTCGAAGGCCGGATATCGGGGCCCGATTCCAGGCTATGACATGAGCTGAAAGCCCCTGGAGCTGTCCAGGGTTCCAGGCCGGCCTCGAAGGCCGGATATCGGGGCCCGATTCCAGGCTATGACATGAGCTGAAAGCCCCTGGAGCTGTCCAGGGTTCCAGGCCGGCCTCGAAGGCCGGATATCGGGGCCCGATTCCAGGCTATGACATGAGCTGAAAGCCCCTGGAGCTGTCCAGGGTTCCAGGCCGGCCTCGAAGGCCGGATTTCGGGTCCCGATTCCAGGCTATGACATGAGCTGAAAGCCCCTGGAGCTGTCCAGGGTTCCAGGCCGGCCTCGAAGGCCGGATTTCGGGTCCCGATTCCAGGCTATGACATGAGCTGAAAGCCCCTGGAGCTGTCCAGGGTTCCAAGCCCCTGGAGCTGTCCAGGGTTCCAGGCTATGAGATGAGCTGAAAAAATTTCTAAGTGTCGGCCTCCAAAGCATTTCCGGCTTGACGGATAGATAGGATTTTGGGaccttacagaaaaaaaccccaccggAAGGATTTTAAGAGACCCTTGGAATAAGGCACTTTTTTcgaaaaatgacaaagtgttttgatccagGGCGGTTGTAGGGGCCTTCTGGAGCTCAGATAAGGCCGATTTAGGCCCCTTTTTCGgctttttccagcattttaagCCGTTTTCCCCTCGAACGTCGGTCTGGTTCTCTGGACCTCCGAAGCAGTAACGCTGTGGGCTGTGGCCGCTCCGGTGAGTCCCCTCGGTCCTTCTGATGGTCCTGGCGGTTCTCCGGGTCGGTTCTGAGCCCAGATCAGATTACCAGAGGTGCCGGCCGGTCCGTGGGCCCCGTTGGCCGGGATTGGaaccccccccaccaccaccaccaccaccacacacacaatgaAGAGACATGACAAATCCTGGAGCATTATTCAAAGTTTATTGTGAACTTTCGGCAGCTTCTTCTCCCATGCACTGGGCAAATCTGCGCCTCATCTCAGCCATCTGGTTGACATCAAGCTGCATCGCATAGAATCGGTCGGCCGTGCGGGTGTCGTGACACATGACCCGGGACATCTGCGTCCGGACCTCACTGGAGTGGGTGTTCCTGCACTGTGAGGGGAGAAGGGGGCAGAGAGTCAGAGGGCAGGCAGGGGTCGGATGGTGgtgatgctgctgcttcctgGATAACTTACCATCGTCGCGACGGCGGTCCGGATGTCGGTAAGGGAGGGTCTGCCTGGCAGTAGCATGGCTGCCCACGCGTTCCTCGCGAACAGGGTGATGTTTTTCACGTGCCGGTGGTTGGTATTGAAAAATACCAGATCGCACCGCGGGCGTAGCAGAGCCCTGATCTCCATCCACCGCTGGATCCAGCCCAGTTCCTCGTGGGTGAGAAAGACCTGAGCACAGCCAAACACGCGGGCAGTCTTATGGTTTTTTACCTGAAGACAGGGAGAGAAATGTTAAACGGCTCTGGATGCTGCtgcatccagcagcagcagcagcagcagcagccagcagcagcagccagcagcagcagcagcagcagcagcagcagcagcagcagccgccaTGTTAGTGGGTGCAGACTTACATTGAGTACGACCCCCGGAGAGGAAGAGCTGGTGCCCCTCGCGGCCTCCAGGACCTCTTCGGTGGTAAGGTTGGTCATCACGCCTGCTCGATGGCCGTAGAGAGAAGTAAGGTAGAGCGCAACGAATCCGTAAAGCAGGTGTCTCGCTCCCACGTCGTGCTTCCTTTGCGAGCAGCTCAGCAAGAGTTTGGGGATCCAGCTCTGAGATTTTTCGAGACATCTGCAGAGAAGGTCGGGCGTTACGGAGCGCTGGAGCTTCTCAGACTTGACCTTGATCTGCCGAAGCACCACCTTCGTTCCGATTTGGCACGTAGCCGACCTCAGAGCTCGCATCACGGACACGAGCTGCCGCTTCGACAGCCTGGAGCTTCTCGGAGGCGTCTCCATGAAGTATACGTGGAATTGGGTTGTGTTTACTAGGTAAACCTTAACGGTAGTCACAGCCTTCTGCTGACGGCTGAGTTCAGCGGGCCAGCCCGTTATGCGTCCGGCGTCATCCAAGAAGCGCCAGGAGCCCAGGGCGGTCTTATCACGGCTCATGTAGCTGAGGAAGGCAACAATTCGACCCATCTTTGACTTAACATTTTCGAGATGCTTCCGCGAGCGTACTGCCCCGGTCAGATGCCGGTCGTACTCTTCTAGGTAGCCACGGATGACTGGAGGAAATGTAAGCAGCTTACTAACCGTGCTCGATGATGGGGACTGGGGTTCGGCCCTGGTCTGCGGCACTCCGGTCATCTCCAGCTCGACCACCGGGCCCGCGGCTGGCACGTCGGCACTGGTGCCAAGCCCGCCGGGAAGAGATGTCTCCGGTCGCTGAGGGGAGTCCGCCGAGGTCGAATGGGGAGGGCTGGGGCAGGGCTCAGCCTGCGAGGGAGGGGAAGAAGCAGGGGGGGGAGGCGGGGAGccggtggcggcggcggcggcggctttCGCTGCCCTCTGAACCGTCCAGGTCCAACCTGGTGGCTAACGGCGGGTCGGGACCTGAGGCCCTAAGTTCTCTCACCTGCCTCAGAGTTTTGCGCCACTGCAGCTTTCTCAAATGGCGCCTCTTCTCCTT
Encoded proteins:
- the LOC114141485 gene encoding uncharacterized protein LOC114141485, whose amino-acid sequence is MTASKFKNRCPVCQSKSWRLRSHLDDVHSVRNAQERRILLAFARGRVSVRGMKCPISGCTYGGSRVAQHLLDAHRDLGAKEKRRHLRKLQWRKTLRQRAAKAAAAAATGSPPPPPASSPPSQAEPCPSPPHSTSADSPQRPETSLPGGLGTSADVPAAGPVVELEMTGVPQTRAEPQSPSSSTVSKLLTFPPVIRGYLEEYDRHLTGAVRSRKHLENVKSKMGRIVAFLSYMSRDKTALGSWRFLDDAGRITGWPAELSRQQKAVTTVKVYLVNTTQFHVYFMETPPRSSRLSKRQLVSVMRALRSATCQIGTKVVLRQIKVKSEKLQRSVTPDLLCRCLEKSQSWIPKLLLSCSQRKHDVGARHLLYGFVALYLTSLYGHRAGVMTNLTTEEVLEAARGTSSSSPGVVLNVFLTHEELGWIQRWMEIRALLRPRCDLVFFNTNHRHVKNITLFARNAWAAMLLPGRPSLTDIRTAVATMCRNTHSSEVRTQMSRVMCHDTRTADRFYAMQLDVNQMAEMRRRFAQCMGEEAAESSQ